The following are encoded in a window of Aromatoleum petrolei genomic DNA:
- the rfaD gene encoding ADP-glyceromanno-heptose 6-epimerase: MYIVTGGAGFIGSNIVQGLNARGITDILVVDDLTDGRKCLNLADAHIRDYADKDDFLRRLQAGEDFGRIEAVFHEGACSSTTEWDGRFVMSVNYEYTKALFAWCVERGIPFLYASSASVYGMGPTFREAREFERPLNMYAYSKFLFDCHLRPLMPNIKSQVAGLRYFNVYGPREQHKGSMASVAYHFKNQLAESGRLRLFEGSDGYGPGEQRRDFIHVDDVVAVNLWLLDNPQVSGIFNVGTGRAQSFNEVARAAINWSKAAGGGGGIDYIAFPEHLKGRYQSFTEADMGALRAAGYASEFMPVEVGVPKYMEWLAQNLG; this comes from the coding sequence ATGTACATCGTCACCGGCGGCGCCGGCTTCATCGGCAGCAACATCGTGCAGGGCCTCAACGCCCGCGGCATCACCGACATCCTGGTCGTCGACGACCTCACCGACGGCCGGAAGTGCCTCAACCTCGCCGATGCGCACATCCGCGACTACGCGGACAAGGACGACTTCCTGCGCCGCCTCCAGGCCGGCGAGGACTTCGGCCGCATCGAGGCGGTGTTCCACGAGGGCGCCTGCTCCTCAACCACGGAGTGGGACGGGCGCTTCGTGATGAGCGTGAACTACGAATACACCAAGGCCCTGTTCGCCTGGTGCGTCGAGCGCGGGATTCCCTTCCTGTACGCGTCCTCGGCCTCGGTCTACGGCATGGGCCCGACCTTCCGCGAGGCGCGCGAATTCGAGCGCCCGCTGAACATGTACGCGTACTCGAAGTTCCTCTTCGACTGCCACCTGCGCCCCCTGATGCCGAACATCAAGAGCCAGGTCGCGGGCCTGCGCTACTTCAACGTCTATGGCCCGCGCGAGCAGCACAAGGGCAGCATGGCGAGCGTCGCCTACCACTTCAAGAACCAGCTCGCGGAAAGCGGGCGGCTCCGCCTCTTCGAAGGCTCGGACGGCTACGGCCCGGGCGAGCAGCGGCGCGACTTCATCCACGTCGATGACGTCGTCGCGGTGAACCTGTGGCTGCTCGACAACCCGCAGGTGTCGGGCATCTTCAACGTCGGCACCGGCCGCGCCCAGAGCTTCAACGAAGTCGCGCGCGCCGCGATCAATTGGAGCAAGGCGGCCGGCGGAGGCGGCGGCATCGACTACATCGCCTTCCCCGAGCACCTCAAGGGCCGCTACCAGAGCTTCACCGAGGCCGACATGGGCGCCCTGCGCGCCGCGGGCTACGCGAGTGAATTCATGCCGGTCGAGGTCGGCGTGCCGAAATACATGGAATGGCTGGCGCAGAACCTGGGATGA
- the rfaE1 gene encoding D-glycero-beta-D-manno-heptose-7-phosphate kinase: MLPSLPDFSAGRVLVVGDVMLDRYWHGSTTRISPEAPVPVVKVEGDEFRAGGAGNVALNAASLGAGAEIVGLVGRDEAARLLRERLESGGVACRLLEAPQHPTITKLRIISRHQQLIRLDFEDNFAVLESAGIEQAFEDAIGASGAVVLSDYGKGTLAQVGSLIRVARERRVPVVVDPKGTDFGRYCGATVITPNLSEFEAVVGHCADEATLRQRGEALRDALDLEALLVTRSERGMTLLQKGQAPLDLPTRARDVFDVTGAGDTVVAVLGAGLACGLSLPDATALANVAAGVVVGKLGTATVSREELRDALGAAH, from the coding sequence ATGCTGCCTTCCCTGCCCGATTTTTCCGCCGGTCGCGTCCTCGTCGTCGGCGACGTGATGCTCGACCGCTACTGGCACGGCTCGACGACGCGCATCTCGCCCGAGGCGCCGGTGCCGGTCGTCAAGGTAGAGGGGGACGAATTCCGCGCCGGCGGCGCCGGCAACGTCGCGCTCAATGCGGCTTCGCTCGGCGCCGGCGCCGAGATCGTCGGCCTCGTGGGCCGCGACGAGGCCGCACGCCTGCTGCGCGAGCGGCTCGAATCCGGCGGCGTCGCGTGCCGCCTGCTGGAAGCGCCGCAACACCCGACGATCACCAAGCTGCGCATCATCAGCCGCCACCAGCAACTCATCCGCCTCGACTTCGAGGACAACTTCGCGGTACTCGAGAGCGCCGGCATCGAGCAGGCTTTCGAGGACGCGATCGGTGCGAGCGGTGCGGTGGTGCTATCCGACTACGGCAAGGGCACGCTGGCGCAGGTCGGCAGCCTGATCCGCGTCGCGCGAGAACGCCGGGTGCCGGTGGTGGTCGATCCCAAGGGCACGGACTTCGGCCGCTACTGCGGCGCGACCGTGATCACCCCGAACCTGTCCGAATTCGAGGCGGTCGTGGGCCATTGCGCCGACGAGGCGACCCTGCGCCAGCGCGGCGAGGCGCTGCGTGACGCGCTGGATCTCGAGGCCCTGCTCGTCACCCGCTCCGAGCGCGGCATGACGCTGCTGCAGAAGGGCCAGGCGCCGCTCGACCTGCCGACCCGCGCACGCGACGTGTTCGACGTCACCGGCGCGGGCGACACGGTCGTCGCGGTGCTCGGCGCGGGGCTCGCCTGCGGCCTGTCGCTGCCCGACGCGACGGCGCTCGCCAACGTCGCGGCCGGGGTCGTCGTCGGCAAGCTCGGCACGGCCACCGTCAGCCGCGAGGAACTGCGCGACGCGCTCGGCGCCGCGCACTGA
- the waaF gene encoding lipopolysaccharide heptosyltransferase II, giving the protein MTQLRQVLVVGPSWVGDMVMAQSLFMTLQAEGPCEIDVLAPGWSLAILERMPEVRGGIAMPLGHGQLGLKERWRLGRELAKRRYDQAIVLPGSLKSALAPFFAGIPRRTAFRGEMRYGLVNDMRPLDKAALPMTVQRFVALGRAAGKPLPQPFPRPRLVANPANQTRLCSELGLDAARPAIAFMPGAEYGPAKQWPLAHYGALAALLVARGYQVWVLGSAKDAPAGEEIAAHAGEGKGEGVHNLCGRTQLGDAVDLLGLCAAAVTNDSGLMHVAAALDRPLVAVYGSSTPDHTPPLSERVAVRYLRLECSPCFKRVCPLGHTRCLHEITPDSVLAALVTLGVAAQDARGAA; this is encoded by the coding sequence ATGACGCAGCTGCGGCAGGTCCTGGTGGTCGGCCCCTCGTGGGTCGGGGACATGGTGATGGCGCAGAGCCTCTTCATGACCCTTCAGGCGGAGGGCCCGTGCGAGATCGACGTGCTCGCGCCGGGCTGGTCGCTGGCGATCCTCGAACGCATGCCCGAGGTGCGCGGCGGCATCGCGATGCCGCTGGGCCACGGCCAACTGGGCCTCAAGGAGCGCTGGCGGCTCGGACGCGAACTGGCGAAGCGCCGCTACGACCAGGCCATCGTGCTGCCCGGTTCGCTGAAGTCCGCGCTCGCCCCCTTCTTCGCCGGCATCCCGCGGCGCACCGCGTTCCGCGGCGAGATGCGCTACGGCCTCGTGAACGACATGCGACCGCTCGACAAGGCCGCGCTGCCGATGACGGTGCAGCGCTTCGTCGCGCTCGGCCGTGCCGCCGGCAAGCCCCTGCCGCAGCCCTTCCCGCGCCCGCGTCTGGTCGCCAACCCGGCCAACCAGACGCGCCTGTGCAGCGAACTGGGCCTCGACGCGGCGCGCCCCGCAATCGCCTTCATGCCCGGCGCCGAGTACGGCCCCGCCAAGCAGTGGCCGCTCGCCCACTATGGCGCGCTCGCCGCGCTGCTCGTCGCACGCGGCTACCAAGTATGGGTGCTGGGCTCCGCCAAGGACGCCCCCGCCGGCGAGGAGATCGCCGCGCACGCGGGAGAGGGCAAAGGTGAGGGCGTGCATAACCTGTGCGGCCGCACCCAGCTCGGCGATGCCGTCGACCTGCTGGGGCTATGCGCCGCGGCGGTCACCAACGACTCAGGGCTGATGCACGTCGCTGCGGCGCTGGACCGGCCCCTGGTCGCGGTATACGGCTCCTCGACCCCCGACCACACGCCGCCGCTCTCCGAGCGCGTCGCGGTGCGCTACCTGCGTCTCGAATGCTCGCCCTGCTTCAAGCGGGTGTGCCCGCTCGGCCACACCCGCTGCCTGCACGAGATCACGCCCGACAGCGTGCTCGCCGCCCTCGTGACGCTGGGCGTCGCGGCGCAGGACGCGCGCGGAGCCGCCTGA
- the cobC gene encoding alpha-ribazole phosphatase family protein produces the protein MELHLIRHPRPDVPAGVCYGQSDVGLAESAAEVAARLRPLLPADYVLHASPLARARLLAAELGAPVLDDRLKEMHFGEWELRPYADIGTAIDTWADDPLGFRAPGGESARDMSVRVLHWLDALRAAAPAAPVVVVAHGGPLRAIAGHLLGLPPERWLGLDFACGHVARLDVEDWGVVLRWFNR, from the coding sequence ATGGAACTTCACCTGATCCGCCACCCCCGGCCGGACGTTCCGGCGGGCGTGTGCTACGGACAGTCGGACGTCGGCCTCGCGGAATCCGCCGCGGAGGTCGCGGCGCGGTTGCGCCCGCTGCTGCCGGCAGACTATGTGCTGCACGCGAGCCCGCTCGCTCGGGCGCGCCTGCTCGCTGCCGAACTCGGCGCCCCGGTTCTCGACGATCGCCTCAAGGAAATGCACTTCGGCGAATGGGAACTGCGCCCCTACGCCGACATCGGCACCGCGATCGACACCTGGGCCGACGACCCCCTGGGCTTCCGCGCCCCCGGCGGCGAATCGGCGCGCGACATGAGCGTGCGGGTCTTGCACTGGCTCGACGCCCTGCGCGCCGCAGCGCCCGCTGCCCCCGTCGTCGTGGTCGCCCACGGCGGCCCGCTGCGCGCGATCGCCGGCCACCTGCTGGGCCTGCCCCCCGAACGCTGGCTGGGCCTCGATTTCGCCTGCGGCCACGTCGCGCGCCTCGACGTCGAAGACTGGGGCGTCGTGCTGAGGTGGTTCAACCGCTGA
- a CDS encoding adenosylcobinamide-GDP ribazoletransferase: protein MRYQLELFFTALGFFTRLPVPAWVPWSPERLNHAARYFPLVGWVVGGIGAASWLALAQFLPPTLAVLLSMAVTIRATGAFHEDGWADACDGLGGGWDKSQVLTIMKDSRIGSYGTVGLVLMLLAKAAALVELAAAGATAVAIALLVAHPLSRLASTSLIHTLEYVREDETAKAKPLARRLSTPELTIATTFGVLPLALQAPQEAAAALIATVAVTGWAARYFVRRLGGYTGDLLGATQQATELAIYLGILSAWNFT from the coding sequence GCCGGTGCCAGCGTGGGTACCGTGGTCGCCCGAGCGCCTGAACCACGCCGCGCGCTACTTCCCGCTGGTCGGCTGGGTGGTCGGCGGCATAGGCGCGGCGAGCTGGCTGGCGCTCGCGCAGTTCCTCCCGCCCACCCTCGCGGTGCTGCTGTCGATGGCGGTGACGATCCGCGCCACCGGCGCCTTCCACGAGGACGGCTGGGCCGACGCCTGCGACGGACTGGGCGGCGGCTGGGACAAGTCCCAGGTGCTGACGATCATGAAGGACTCGCGCATCGGCAGCTACGGCACCGTGGGCCTCGTGCTGATGCTGCTGGCGAAGGCCGCGGCGCTGGTCGAACTGGCCGCAGCGGGCGCGACCGCCGTCGCCATCGCATTGCTCGTCGCGCATCCGCTGTCGCGGCTCGCCTCGACCAGCCTGATCCACACCCTCGAATACGTGCGCGAGGACGAGACGGCGAAGGCGAAGCCGCTTGCGCGCCGGCTTTCGACGCCCGAACTCACGATCGCGACGACCTTTGGCGTCCTGCCGCTCGCGCTGCAGGCGCCGCAGGAAGCGGCCGCCGCGCTGATCGCGACCGTCGCCGTGACCGGGTGGGCCGCGCGCTACTTCGTACGCCGCCTCGGCGGCTACACCGGCGACCTGCTGGGCGCGACGCAGCAGGCGACCGAACTGGCGATCTATCTGGGCATCCTCTCGGCATGGAACTTCACCTGA